CTGTTATATCATTGGATGTGAGGGCTGTTTTAAAGTCATCTACTATCTGATATACATTCACACCGCCTGAAATCCCCACACCTCTAAAAACCTTATTTCCTGTTACGCCATAGGTATATTGATTTGACTCCCCTGTAAAAAGGGCAGTCTCATTATTGTCGCCTGAATATGCACCGCTTGAATCAAACGGCACTGTGGTAAACTTATATCCTGAAAAGATATACCTGCCGCCAACACTTGTATTGCCAATCGCGAGCAACTCATCATAAAGGTCGTTCACCTCTGATGCAGTAGAGAGCCTTGTTGCTGCAGTGGCTGTCCCTGATGATTGACTTACTGCCAGTTCCCGAAGTCTTGAAAGTGTATTCTCAACACTTGAAAGGCTGGATTCGGCATTGGTAAGATAACCCTGTGCAGACTGCACATTTCTGGAATACTGCGTAACACGGGCAAGCACCTTCCTCAAATCAAGTATATTTGACATGGCAACAGGGTCATCAGACGGCCTGTTTACCTTCTTGCCTGCAAGCATCTCCTGTGTCTTTAATATATCTTCACTGGTTCTGGATATGTCTCTTGATGCAGTATCAAAAAGCATTGCATTTGTTACACGCATAACTACCTCAATAGATTCATAAGGGTACTAAGCATATCATCCACGACTGTTATCACCTTTGCAGCAGCCTGATAAGACTGCTGATATTTTAGAAGACTTATCCCTTCTTCATCAAGAGAAACGCCTGATACAGATTCTCTGTAAGATTCCAATTCCTCCAAAACCAGA
The sequence above is a segment of the Deltaproteobacteria bacterium genome. Coding sequences within it:
- the flgL gene encoding flagellar hook-associated protein FlgL, coding for MRVTNAMLFDTASRDISRTSEDILKTQEMLAGKKVNRPSDDPVAMSNILDLRKVLARVTQYSRNVQSAQGYLTNAESSLSSVENTLSRLRELAVSQSSGTATAATRLSTASEVNDLYDELLAIGNTSVGGRYIFSGYKFTTVPFDSSGAYSGDNNETALFTGESNQYTYGVTGNKVFRGVGISGGVNVYQIVDDFKTALTSNDITGIQDAIDELDDAGTQITNIIAQIGARGNALGSQADYLDSFTAELEILVSGIEDADITKVATDLALQQTTLQALLTVAARVDELNIFKFI